From the Deinococcus sonorensis KR-87 genome, the window CTGCGTGACCTTTCATGACCGCGTCGACCCCGAGTGTCGGGCGCCCCTGGCGGCCATTACCCGTCTGTACGCCGCCGCCCCCTGGGATGCGGACCCCGTCCTCCGCCGGCGGGCCAGCGAAGATCAGCTCGCCGCCATGACCGCCGGCCTGCCCCCCGTCGAACAGGTGCGCTGGCAGGATCAGGTGATCCCCGGTCTGCCGGGGCAGCCGGACGCCACGGTCCGCAGCTACCATCCCCGGCAGGGGAAGGAACATCGTCCGGGGCTGCTGCTGATCCACGGGGGGGGCATGTGGGGCGGCAGCGTCGCCCACGAGCACCAATTCGCCGCGACCCTGTGCGAGCACCTTGGCGCGGTGGTCGTCTCGGTGGAGTATCGTCTGGCGCCGGAACACCCGTACCCGGCAGCGCTGCTGGACTGCTATGGCGCGCTGGTGTGGATGAGCGCGAACGCCGTCTCCCTCGGCGTCGACGCGCAGCGGCTGGGGGTGTGGGGAGGCAGCGCGGGCGGTGGGCTGGCGCTGGCCGTCGCCCTGATGGCCCGCGATCAGGGCGGCCCCCGGCTGTGTCAGGTCATGGCGCTGTACCCGATGATCGACGACCGCAACGACACCCCCTCCGCCCGCGCGTTCGGTGAGCTCGGGCCGATCTGGGACGGAGCGAAGAACGCCGAGGCGTGGGCCTGGTACCTCGGCGGGCAACAGCCCGATGCCTACGCGGCCCCCGCGCGCGCGGAGCACCTGAGGGATCTGCCGCCGACCTTCATCGACGTGGGTGAACTCGACGTGTTCCGCGACGAGGACATCGGGTTCGCCCTTCGCCTGATGCAGGCGGGCGTTCCGACCGAACTGCACGTGTACCCTGGCGCGTTTCACGCCTCGGAATTCCTGGCCCCGGACGCTGCACTCAGCCGGCGCATCATCCACACGCGCCTGGAGGTGATGCACCGGGCATTGCATCCTGCGGCTCCGCAGGACGCGCTTGATCAGGCCAGGATGGCAATTCCCGCGCCCGAGTCCACAGCGGCTCACGCGGTGTTGCCGGACACCCGGTAAGCAGGCGGCCGGACCGCTCCGGGACAAGAGGAGGACGCGCGACATCCTCGATGATTCCGAATCCGTGGTGCCACAGCCGCCGGAGCGCATCGCGGTGGACAGCGACACCGTCCGGTGGACGCGGCCCCTCTCGGTGGTGCTGGGCCTTGTGGTGGCGTGAGCGGTGGGCGCCCTCGGCCCACCTGCCTCCGTGCCCGCCCCGGCGGCGCGGCTGGAGGGGAATTGTGCCTGCTCAGCCGCGCAACGGGGCGCTCCCGCTCCTCCCCCGCTCCGCTTCTTCCGCCACCCAAGTCCGCCGGACCGCAGTGACCGAGGCGAGTCGCCGAGCAGCCCAGCCGTTCACGGGCGTTCCCCGAAGGCACCCCCCAATGGGTGCGACGGCGGCGCACCCCACCGGACCGGTCCAGTAGACTGCACAGCATCAACGTGCCCGCCTCCCTCCCGCTCGCGACCACCGCCATTGCGCAGGCCATGCTCCAGGCCTCGCTGGACGGCATAGTGGCCATCGATCAGGACAATCTGGTGGTGGAGTGGAATTCGGCCGCCGAGCGGATGTTCGGGTTTCCTCGCGCGGAAGTGCTGGGGCAGCCGCTCAGCACCCTGATCATTCCCCCAGCGTACCGGACCGCCCACGAGCACGGCATGAAGCGCTATGTCGCCACGCGGGTCCCGCATCTGGTGAATCACCGGGTCCAGACGGTGGCCCAGCGGCGCGGCGGGGAAATCTTCCCGTGTGAAATCGTGTTCCACCCGCTGGACTTCGAGGGCCGGACCTACTTCGCCGCTTACATCCGGGACCTCACCGAGCAGCGGCGCATCGATCAGGAGCGTGACCAGCTGGCCCAGGTGGCCGAGGCCAGCACCGACTTCATCGCGTTCTCGGACCTCGACAACCGCCTGCTGTACATCAACACGGCGGGCCGCCGCCTGGTCGGGTACGAGGGCAGGATTCCCGAACAGGCGACGCTGGCTGACCTGGTGCATCCGGAGGACCAGGACCTGCTCATTCAGCAGGCGTGGCCCGCGGTGCGCGCCACCGGCCACTGGCAGGGCGAGATGCGCCTGCTTCACCAGGGCACCGGCGAAGCGATCGACGTGCACCGCACCATCTTCACGGTGCGCGACCCGGCCACGGGCGCGCCGGTCGGCTTCGCGACCGTCACCAGGGACATCCGCGAGATCAAACGGGCCGAGCGCGAACGCCAGGCCTGGCAGGCGAGCCTGGAAGCGCAGGTCGCGGAACGGACGCTGGAACTCACCGACCTGAACGCAGAACTGGACGCCTTCAGCTCCAGCGTCTCGCATGATCTGCGCACACCCATCCGCCACATCAGCGGCTTCGCGGGCCTGCTGCGGCGCGCCCTGGCGCAGGACGACCACGAGAAGAGCGCCGCCTACCTGCAGGTGATCGAACAGGCGGCGGGCCAGATGGACGCGCTGGTGGAGTCGCTGCTGACCCTGGCCCGGCAGGCCCGCGAGCCGCTGCGCCGGTCGCCGGTGAACCTCGCACGCGTGATCACCCGGCTGCAAGCCGAGCTGCAGCCGGATCTGGGAGGGCGGCAGGTGCACTGGACGGTGGGGACCCTGCCGGTGGTCCAGGGGGACGAGACGCTGCTGCATCAGGTGCTGAGCAACCTGCTGCAGAACGCCCTGAAGTACAGCCGGCAGCGTCCCGTCTCCACCATTGGGATTCAGGCGCGCCTCCAGGAGACGGAATGGGTGATTGAGGTGCGAGACAACGGGGTCGGCTTCGATCCGCAGGACGCGGGCAAGCTGTTCGGGGTGTTCCAGCGGCTGCATCCGGCCAGTGAGTTCGAGGGGGTCGGCGTCGGCCTCGCCACCGCGCAGCGCATCGTGACGCGCCACGGTGGCCGGATCTGGGCCACGGCAGTTCCCGGCGAGGGCGCGACCTTCAGCTTCACCCTGCCCGCCTGAATCAGCGAAGCCGCGCCGCCCACCAGGATCACGCTTCAGCTGACCGTTTCGCTCGTGCTGCCGATCCGCACGTCTGGCAGGTCCGGCAGGGTGTACGAATGCGCCATGTGCGGCATTTCCAGCGACTCGTGCCCGCGGCTCTCGATCCGCCCGCCCGCGAAACGGGCCACGCTGGTCAACGTCAGCTCCCAGCAGCGCCGCTGCGCCGCGTGCACGCCCAGGATGTACGCCAGCCGGTCGAAGGCCGAGTTGGTCCGCATCAGCGATTCGACCTGCAGCACCATCCGGCCGGGCTGCTCGCCCGGATACACCCGGAAATCGGAGGTGCCCGCGTCCGGATGAAGTCGCAGCGTGCGCGCACGGAACCCCAACGCGTCGACGTGCTCGATCACCACGCGACCCCGCCGGACCCCGACCATCTGAATCCACAGCCGGTCGCCCTGCCGCACCGGCGGCACCGGATGGTCCAACCCACGGAACCACGCGAGCCACTTCGGCGCGTGGTCCGCCAGGTGATCGCGCCACTCGGTTGCCACGTCCTCCGGGGCACGGGTGGCACCTTCAATGTCCACCCAGTACCGCCGGCGGGTCAGGGGACCCACGCCATCCTCGGGCGTCGACGGCCGCAACGGGTCCGCCGGCCCTTTCACGATCAACACGGTCAGCGCTGCCGAAAGTCCAGCGGTCAACAGTTTCAGGAAACGCGGAAACACGAAATCACCTCACAGATGACGCGAGTCCTCAGCGCCTTGGTCGAGAACGGGTTGACGGAAAATAGACCGGCCCGGCGTGGTGCCGGTGTGCCCCAGTCCGCGGCTCTTGCCCGTTCCATCACACGAGTCCAGCGACCCGACTCCTCAGCGCAGGCTAGGGCAGAGAAGCGCACCGTGGTTGAGCTGCACGTGCAGGCGCGTTCAGAGAAGGTTGGTCTGCCCGTGAGAAATTGAGCAGCGCATGAGGGAAGTGCACGGGACCGGAGCCACATCCGTCCGTGGGTTCCAGAGGCGCTTTGGCCCTCGTTTCAGGCCACCGGCGGGATCAGCTTTCCCGCTTTGACGGCCCGTCCGGGCCACGTGCCCCGCGTGCTCCCCCGGTCCGAGCTCATCCTCGTTCGCGAAGAGCTCCTTTTCTCATGGGCCATGGAAGCACACGCGGCCAGCAAGCCTGGGAGGGGCCGCTGCGACGGAACACGCCGGGTCGGTTCTGGGTGTCCCGGAGGTCAGGCACAGCCCACCGGGCCTCGGCCTTCACCCCGCTCGACCGACCAGCCAGCGAAGCGCGGACCTTCAGCGTCTGCAGAGCGTTGCGTTTAGCACTGGACCTGAGGCAGGTCAGGTGATAGGGCAAAGGGACGACCGGCGTTCCCCGCCCCGCTGCTTTGGCCACCACCGGCCGCTGAATCAAGGAGTGTTGACATGCCCAGTAAACTCGATCAATTGCGAGAGATATCCACCGTCGTGGCCGACACCGGCGACCTGAACGCCATCAAGCAGTTCCGGCCACGCGACTGCACCACCAACCCCTCCCTGATTCTCAAGGCCGCCCAGCAGGAGGAATCCGCCGAACTCGTCCGTGACGTGGTCCTGGCCTCCCGCGCGGCCGGCGACAGCATCGAACGGACGCTCGACAAGCTGGCGGTGCGGTTCGGCACGGAGCTCGCGCGTCTGGTGCCCGGTCATGTCTCGACCGAGGTGAACGCGCAGTTGTCCTTCGATGTGGAGGGCATGGTTCAGAAGGCGCAGTCGCTGATCGCCCTGTACGACCAACAAGGCATCGGGCGCGACCGGATCCTGATCAAGCTCGCCGCCACCTGGGAAGGCATTCAGGCCGCCCGCCAGCTGGAGCAGCAGGGGATCCACTGCAACCTCACGCTGGTCTTCTCGATGGAGCAGGCGGTCGCGTGCGGCGAGGCGGGCGTGTTCCTGATCTCACCGTTCGTGGGACGCATCACGGACTGGTA encodes:
- a CDS encoding alpha/beta hydrolase codes for the protein MTFHDRVDPECRAPLAAITRLYAAAPWDADPVLRRRASEDQLAAMTAGLPPVEQVRWQDQVIPGLPGQPDATVRSYHPRQGKEHRPGLLLIHGGGMWGGSVAHEHQFAATLCEHLGAVVVSVEYRLAPEHPYPAALLDCYGALVWMSANAVSLGVDAQRLGVWGGSAGGGLALAVALMARDQGGPRLCQVMALYPMIDDRNDTPSARAFGELGPIWDGAKNAEAWAWYLGGQQPDAYAAPARAEHLRDLPPTFIDVGELDVFRDEDIGFALRLMQAGVPTELHVYPGAFHASEFLAPDAALSRRIIHTRLEVMHRALHPAAPQDALDQARMAIPAPESTAAHAVLPDTR
- the tal gene encoding transaldolase yields the protein MPSKLDQLREISTVVADTGDLNAIKQFRPRDCTTNPSLILKAAQQEESAELVRDVVLASRAAGDSIERTLDKLAVRFGTELARLVPGHVSTEVNAQLSFDVEGMVQKAQSLIALYDQQGIGRDRILIKLAATWEGIQAARQLEQQGIHCNLTLVFSMEQAVACGEAGVFLISPFVGRITDWYKKAEGRDSYPVEDDPGVQSVKRIYAHFKQQGFQTVIMGASFRSAAQVEALAGCDRLTVSAALLGELDKDQGVLTRQLSPEAFHSAEHTPPVSQATFLWALIVNQMAGEKLHEGLRQFHVDYLKLRDLVEQLDAGERDVQGAAAKADQA
- a CDS encoding DUF1990 family protein produces the protein MGPLTRRRYWVDIEGATRAPEDVATEWRDHLADHAPKWLAWFRGLDHPVPPVRQGDRLWIQMVGVRRGRVVIEHVDALGFRARTLRLHPDAGTSDFRVYPGEQPGRMVLQVESLMRTNSAFDRLAYILGVHAAQRRCWELTLTSVARFAGGRIESRGHESLEMPHMAHSYTLPDLPDVRIGSTSETVS
- a CDS encoding sensor histidine kinase, with translation MPASLPLATTAIAQAMLQASLDGIVAIDQDNLVVEWNSAAERMFGFPRAEVLGQPLSTLIIPPAYRTAHEHGMKRYVATRVPHLVNHRVQTVAQRRGGEIFPCEIVFHPLDFEGRTYFAAYIRDLTEQRRIDQERDQLAQVAEASTDFIAFSDLDNRLLYINTAGRRLVGYEGRIPEQATLADLVHPEDQDLLIQQAWPAVRATGHWQGEMRLLHQGTGEAIDVHRTIFTVRDPATGAPVGFATVTRDIREIKRAERERQAWQASLEAQVAERTLELTDLNAELDAFSSSVSHDLRTPIRHISGFAGLLRRALAQDDHEKSAAYLQVIEQAAGQMDALVESLLTLARQAREPLRRSPVNLARVITRLQAELQPDLGGRQVHWTVGTLPVVQGDETLLHQVLSNLLQNALKYSRQRPVSTIGIQARLQETEWVIEVRDNGVGFDPQDAGKLFGVFQRLHPASEFEGVGVGLATAQRIVTRHGGRIWATAVPGEGATFSFTLPA